A portion of the Edaphobacter lichenicola genome contains these proteins:
- a CDS encoding YybH family protein yields MSRHILYGFLCCAFATYPLIAQSSPGSGSIPAPAYDALAQSSTVSSPLVQPTLSPGVLLLLELEGRFAQAVATGGGKAFANWFTEDAVTLNNGKPAVLGVAAIAAQAQWDPKTYQLTWVPQGAQMGPSNDMGFTWGHYEGHSKDKNGEPLTVSGRYFTVWKKLPNGTWKVAMDASADEPPATGECCTLPKP; encoded by the coding sequence ATGTCTCGCCACATCCTGTACGGTTTTCTGTGTTGTGCGTTTGCAACTTATCCGTTGATCGCTCAGAGTAGCCCTGGCAGCGGCTCTATCCCTGCGCCCGCCTATGACGCTCTTGCGCAGAGCAGCACCGTTTCCAGCCCACTTGTTCAACCAACTCTCAGTCCGGGAGTTCTTCTTTTGTTGGAGCTTGAAGGACGTTTTGCACAGGCGGTGGCAACAGGAGGTGGCAAAGCGTTCGCGAACTGGTTCACCGAGGACGCCGTTACCCTCAACAATGGCAAACCAGCCGTGCTGGGTGTTGCCGCCATCGCTGCCCAAGCGCAGTGGGACCCAAAGACGTACCAGCTAACCTGGGTCCCGCAGGGTGCGCAGATGGGTCCTTCCAACGACATGGGGTTCACCTGGGGTCACTACGAAGGACATTCAAAGGACAAAAACGGAGAGCCGCTTACGGTCTCCGGCCGCTATTTCACTGTTTGGAAAAAGCTACCAAACGGCACCTGGAAGGTTGCCATGGACGCGAGTGCCGACGAACCCCCTGCAACAGGTGAATGTTGCACGTTACCAAAGCCGTAA
- a CDS encoding dicarboxylate/amino acid:cation symporter, with the protein MLKTKSERILLPAAVILLSAGMASGLSPSKELHSIGIILRCTAILVLAIFALRRRSLTPWIFVAMVAGAELGFDAPGFAISLRVFSDIFLRLIKTIVAPLILATLVTGIAGHGDLKSVGRMGIKSLVYFEIVTTLALVIGLAAINLSHAGVGLALPAAPTAAETIVAPPPTHWQDFLLHIFPENIAKSVAEGQILQVAVFAVFFGIALASLSEAKRAPVLHLFESLSEVMFKFTNVVMYFAPIGVGAAMAFTVGQMGLGVLVNLGKLLLTLYGALVGFGLLVLLPAALLFRVPVRRFLAAVAEPATIAFATSTSEAALPRAMESMEALGVPRRIVAFVIPAGYSFNLDGSTLYLAVASIFVAQAAGVHLSLGQQLVMMVTLMLTSKGVAGVPRATLVVLLATAATFRLPTEPIFVILGIDALADMARTTVNVVGNCLASVVVAKWEGEFGTEPISPIVLEGVAD; encoded by the coding sequence ATGTTAAAGACGAAATCTGAGCGGATATTGTTGCCTGCGGCCGTGATTTTACTGTCTGCAGGAATGGCGTCCGGCCTCTCTCCAAGCAAAGAATTGCATAGCATCGGCATCATCCTCCGCTGTACCGCGATCCTGGTATTGGCGATCTTCGCGCTGCGGCGGCGATCCCTCACGCCGTGGATCTTCGTCGCGATGGTAGCCGGTGCAGAGTTGGGTTTCGACGCTCCGGGTTTCGCAATCAGCCTACGCGTCTTCAGCGACATCTTTCTCCGCCTGATCAAGACCATCGTCGCTCCCCTCATCCTGGCCACACTGGTGACCGGTATCGCCGGCCATGGCGACCTAAAGAGCGTCGGCCGGATGGGCATCAAGAGCCTCGTCTACTTCGAGATCGTCACAACGCTAGCTCTGGTAATCGGCCTCGCTGCCATTAACCTGAGCCACGCTGGCGTTGGCCTGGCGTTGCCCGCCGCTCCCACAGCGGCTGAGACCATCGTCGCGCCGCCCCCAACCCATTGGCAGGACTTCCTCCTCCACATCTTCCCTGAGAACATCGCCAAATCCGTCGCCGAGGGTCAGATCCTTCAGGTAGCGGTCTTCGCCGTCTTCTTCGGCATCGCACTGGCCAGCCTTAGCGAAGCGAAACGCGCTCCGGTCCTGCATCTCTTCGAGAGCTTGAGCGAAGTCATGTTCAAGTTCACCAACGTCGTCATGTACTTCGCGCCAATCGGTGTCGGTGCCGCGATGGCCTTCACCGTTGGACAGATGGGTCTTGGCGTTCTCGTCAACCTGGGCAAGCTGCTCCTCACACTCTACGGAGCGCTGGTAGGATTCGGCCTCCTCGTTCTCTTACCCGCAGCTCTGCTCTTCCGTGTTCCCGTCCGACGTTTCCTCGCCGCAGTGGCCGAGCCCGCGACCATCGCCTTCGCCACCTCTACCAGCGAAGCAGCGCTGCCCCGCGCGATGGAGTCGATGGAAGCCCTTGGCGTTCCTCGCCGCATCGTCGCCTTCGTCATTCCTGCTGGTTACAGCTTCAACCTCGACGGTTCAACCCTCTATCTTGCGGTAGCCAGCATCTTCGTCGCCCAGGCCGCGGGCGTGCACCTCTCCCTCGGCCAGCAACTCGTGATGATGGTGACACTCATGCTGACCAGCAAAGGGGTTGCAGGCGTTCCTCGCGCAACCTTGGTTGTTCTGCTGGCAACCGCAGCTACCTTCCGCCTCCCCACTGAGCCGATCTTCGTGATCCTCGGCATCGATGCCCTGGCCGACATGGCACGCACCACGGTAAATGTCGTCGGAAACTGTCTTGCCAGCGTAGTCGTCGCAAAGTGGGAGGGCGAGTTCGGCACTGAACCGATATCGCCTATCGTCCTCGAAGGCGTAGCTGACTGA
- a CDS encoding HU family DNA-binding protein, giving the protein MTKADLVDKVTALGDLTRRDGEVIVDTLFDAVIGALKTGDKIEIRGFGSFRTRQRNARTGRNPKTGAKVDVPAKRVPFFKPSKELRDSVNPNGAVKSKPLAPKKVDANHIDPHHPPAM; this is encoded by the coding sequence ATGACTAAAGCCGACCTTGTAGACAAAGTGACCGCCCTCGGTGATCTGACCCGCCGTGACGGAGAGGTCATCGTCGACACACTCTTCGACGCCGTCATCGGAGCCCTGAAGACTGGGGACAAGATTGAGATCCGTGGCTTTGGCAGCTTCCGGACACGGCAGCGCAACGCTCGCACAGGTCGCAACCCAAAAACCGGCGCGAAGGTTGATGTTCCAGCCAAGCGAGTTCCGTTTTTTAAGCCGTCGAAAGAACTGCGCGATTCGGTGAATCCCAATGGCGCGGTGAAATCGAAGCCTCTGGCCCCGAAGAAGGTTGATGCGAACCACATTGATCCGCATCATCCGCCAGCCATGTAA